In the genome of Metabacillus litoralis, the window CACCAATTGGAGAAATAACTGCTGCAGTACCAGTACCAAAAGCCTCTTCTAATTGTCCATCTTTATATGCTTGGTACACTTCTTCCATTGATATTTTTCGCTCAGAAACAGGTGTTTCCCATGATTTTAGTAATTCTAGGATTGATCTTCTTGTTACTCCCTCTAAAATACTACCATTTACTTCAGGTGTGACAACTTCCCCATTAATTTTAAAGAAAATATTCATACTTCCTACTTCTTCTATATATTTCTTTTCAACTCCATCTAACCATAAAACTTGTGAGTAGCCCTTTTGCGCAGCCTCTTCTTGGGCTCTTAGGCTTGAAGCGTAGTTACCGCCGGTTTTAGCTTTCCCTGTTCCACCTTCTACAGCACGAACGTAATGGTTCTCAACGTATATTTTTACCGGATGAATTCCTTCTTTATAATACGAACCTACAGGAGAAAGAATTATCATAAATCGATAAAACTTCGATGGAGCTACCCCTAAGTAATACTCAGTTGGGATAATAAATGGTCTAATATAAAGAGATGTTCCTTCCGCAGTAGGAATCCAATCCTTTTCAATCGAAACAAGTTGTTTTAGGGCCTCAATAACAAACTCGCCATCAATTCGAGGGATACAAAGTCGATCATTTGATAAGTTAAGTCTTTCCATATTTTTCTCAGGTCTGAACAATAATACTTTATCATCTTCCGTACGATATGCCTTTAACCCTTCAAATACTGTTTGTCCGTAGTGGAAGACCATTGAAGCTGGACTAAGTGTAATTGGTTCATATGGAACAATTTTTGGATCATGCCATCCTTTTGCCGGACTATAATCCATTACAAACATATGATCAGTAAAAACGCGGCCAAACTCTAACTGATCTGATTTGGGCTTTTCTTTTCGTGTTGTACTAAGTGTTACATCAATTTTTGTTTTTGTCATCATTTTAAACTCTCCCAATCAACAAAATTTAAAGAAGTTATCATTTTCTAGAACTAACCTCTGATCATTTTACAAAAGGTATCTAATCAAACTTTCTATATTTCACTATTTTATAACTTTCATGGAGCAGTTAACAACTGTTTTTCGACAAAAGATTCAAAATAATCAATAAAAATATTATTTCAGCCCAATATTAAAGTTATTTTTCTATAGAAAAATTTTTATTCTTGGTATTTAATCCAATCAAAAAGAGTGGGTAGCCTTCCCACTCTTTTATATAAAATATCTTATTCCACTTGTTCGATTGTTATTAATGTTCTTTTTGTGTTGTTAAAAAGCTCATGGGTCCCTCACTATTAATTGATGAGAATCTATAAGATATTCGCATTCTTTATTGAGGTAATAACCTTCTTTAACTTTTCTACATCCTGAACAAGAGCAATCCTTACATACCCTTCACCAGTTGGACCAAATGCATGTCCAGGCGTTA includes:
- a CDS encoding branched-chain amino acid aminotransferase is translated as MTKTKIDVTLSTTRKEKPKSDQLEFGRVFTDHMFVMDYSPAKGWHDPKIVPYEPITLSPASMVFHYGQTVFEGLKAYRTEDDKVLLFRPEKNMERLNLSNDRLCIPRIDGEFVIEALKQLVSIEKDWIPTAEGTSLYIRPFIIPTEYYLGVAPSKFYRFMIILSPVGSYYKEGIHPVKIYVENHYVRAVEGGTGKAKTGGNYASSLRAQEEAAQKGYSQVLWLDGVEKKYIEEVGSMNIFFKINGEVVTPEVNGSILEGVTRRSILELLKSWETPVSERKISMEEVYQAYKDGQLEEAFGTGTAAVISPIGEFLYDDNKIVINNGETGELSKKLYDTLTGIQKGTKQDPFNWVTEVN